AATGGCATTTCTGAGCGCCTTCCTAAAGCCCATAGAAAGCCGAAAGGAAACGCTACAATGATACTGGCTGCAGCCAGTAGAACGTTTAATGAGAATCCACCCCATAGGTCGGTAGTGACAGGGGTTAGACCCAACATGGTGCCATCTAGCAGCAGAATGCAGATAAATGGCAGTAACAAAAATGCTGGAACAGCCACTTTATTACGCAAACGATCAGGTAGAAGAAACGATAGGGCAATTACCCCTGCCAATAGACATAGCGAGAGGTTTACTCGCCAAATCTCTTCAGTAGGATAACTGCCATAGAATATCTGTTGAGACCAGGCACTAATAAAAACCCAGCAAGCGCCATCTTTTACACAGGCATCTTGTGAGGTGCCACTCCAGTTGGCGGAGATAAACAGCCAATCGACCATGCCGGGTACGACTGCTGCCAAGGATGCCAAAATGATAACCGTTGCCGCGATGTTAAAAGGTGAGGAGAATAGATTATCTCTCACCCACGCTATCGGTCCTGTGGTGGCATCAGGTGCGGGTTGGGCTGGTAGTGGTTTGAACTCTCTTACTGACATACCATCCTCCTTAGCGTGTGCTTAATTCAGTGCGTTTATTAAAGTGATTCATCACTAAGGAGATAACCATGTTGATGGCGAAATAGATCGCTAATGTCATAAACATGATTTCGATTGCCTGCCCGACCTGATTCAGTGCGGAGCCTGCGAATATCGTAAATAGTTCAGGGTATCCAATGGCTGTTGCGATAGTGGTATTTTTCACAAGGCTTTGGTACTCACTATTTAGCATAGGGGTAATCACTCTCATCGACTGAGGTACGATGATCAGTGACATGATCTTGCTCTCTTTTAAGCCAATACTTCTGGCTGCCTCTGTTTGGCCTTTAGGTACAGATTGAATGCCTGCACGTACCGCCTCCGCGATGAACGCACCGGTATACACCGATAGCGCGATGGCAAGAGATAAGAACTCAGGAATAACAGACACACCGCCTTGAAAGTTAAAGCCTCTCAGCGCCGGGTAGTCAAAGTGAAAGGGTATGCCGGTGACTAACAATGCGAGTAGGGGTAAGCCCACTAATATACCCAAGCTGCTCCAGAGTACTGGGAACTGTTCGCCGGTGAGCTCTTGGCGCTTTTTGGCCCAACGTTTAACAATGAAGACTGCGATAATAGCCGCGATGATTGCTCCGTATACAACCCCTGAGCCGCTCTCGCCAACGAGCAGAGGGAAGTAAAGCCCCGTGACATTTAGGAATATGGCGTCACCCAGATTAAGGCTCTCTCGTGCAATGGGCAGAGCGTTGAACACGGTGTACCAAAAAATAACTTGTAGTATAACCGGGATGTTACGGAATATTTCGACGTAAACAATGGCGATTTGCTTGATTAACCAATTACGAGAGAAGTAAGCAATGCCGAAGATAAAACCTAATATGGTCGAAAAAATAATGCCAATGATTGACACCAAAATAGTATTGAGAATGCCGATCATGAAAATTCGCAGATAGCTATCGGTGGTCTCAAAGGGGATTAGTGACATCAGCACGTCAAAGCCGGCAGATGTTTTTAGAAAGCTAAACCCACTCTTGATGCCCTGCGCAGACATGTTGTCCAATGTATTGGAGATAATGCTGTAGAAAAAACCGATAATAAAAACGAATAATATCGATTGGTAAATCCACCCTCGATATTTAGGGTTGTTGTAAAAAGCAGTAGCGCCATTACCACTTGGGCGCGTCTCAAGTTGTATCTGCTCGGCTGTTTTTTTTGAAAACATAGCAACGTCTTTTTGAATAACAGAAAAGAGTGATGATGATAAAAGGGAACGGGTTGGCTCCCTTTTATCATTCAATAAGCGTTAACGCATAGCAGGTGAGTAGAGAATCCCACCTT
This genomic window from Alkalimarinus sediminis contains:
- a CDS encoding amino acid ABC transporter permease, producing MSVREFKPLPAQPAPDATTGPIAWVRDNLFSSPFNIAATVIILASLAAVVPGMVDWLFISANWSGTSQDACVKDGACWVFISAWSQQIFYGSYPTEEIWRVNLSLCLLAGVIALSFLLPDRLRNKVAVPAFLLLPFICILLLDGTMLGLTPVTTDLWGGFSLNVLLAAASIIVAFPFGFLWALGRRSEMPFARSVSVTCIEFFRGTPILALFFMGSVMLPLFFPADVTVDKLLRVWIILILFMSAYMAEVFRSGFQAIPSGQYEAADSIGLGYWQKTLLIIFPQVIKVSMPNILATFVMVFKNTVFLLVIAVPEMLQVIMSALSNSNWLGGHAIEGYLFVGFIFWACCFSMSLLATTIEKKLDTGHKN
- a CDS encoding amino acid ABC transporter permease, which produces MFSKKTAEQIQLETRPSGNGATAFYNNPKYRGWIYQSILFVFIIGFFYSIISNTLDNMSAQGIKSGFSFLKTSAGFDVLMSLIPFETTDSYLRIFMIGILNTILVSIIGIIFSTILGFIFGIAYFSRNWLIKQIAIVYVEIFRNIPVILQVIFWYTVFNALPIARESLNLGDAIFLNVTGLYFPLLVGESGSGVVYGAIIAAIIAVFIVKRWAKKRQELTGEQFPVLWSSLGILVGLPLLALLVTGIPFHFDYPALRGFNFQGGVSVIPEFLSLAIALSVYTGAFIAEAVRAGIQSVPKGQTEAARSIGLKESKIMSLIIVPQSMRVITPMLNSEYQSLVKNTTIATAIGYPELFTIFAGSALNQVGQAIEIMFMTLAIYFAINMVISLVMNHFNKRTELSTR